The Candidatus Aminicenantes bacterium genomic interval AAGCAGATCCATGCCGGGTTGTTGGGGTTGGAGTAAAGGATCGAAGAGACCTTGCCGCTTGCCAGCATCGACTCCAGTTTTTCCCGCAACCGGGGTCCGCGATAATCATACACATCGAAAGACTTGAAATCGTGACCCAGGAGGCGGCATTGTTGCTTGTGTACGGGAAAGCCGGGGTCGATAAACAACGTGCCTTCCCGCTCCGCGTGCATGCGGTTGACGGTCAGCATGGCCGCCAGGCTTCCCATCATGGATCCCACTGTGGGCAGGCAGTGTTCAGGCGAAACCTCGATGTCAAGGAAATTGCGCACAAACCGGGAAATCTCTTTTTTGAGTTCCGGGACTCCCTGGATGTCGGGGTACAGCGATGCAACCCCGTTTTTCAGGGCATTTGCCTGCGCTTCCACGCCGATGGGAACAGCGGGCAGGCCGGGAATGCCCATCTCCATGCGCACGAATGCAACGCCGGATTCCTTTTCGATGTCATCCACCAGCTTTTTGATTTCGCGGATTGATGCAAGGCCCAGGTCGGAAATTCCCATGCTTTCGATGCGGCGATCCACAATGGCCGGATCGACCAGCGCGGTGTGTGTTTCCTTCATCCTTCCTCCAAGTTACCCAATAAAACGCGGTCCTTTCTCCCGGACGGGCGCCGGGTTCCCTCAGGTTCAGAGGTTATCAAATCCACGCAAAAAAGAAAAGCGAAATTGCGAATCCCGGATGTTACTCACCCTTGAAGTCTCATTCGCAAGGAGATACAGTAAGACTGGAAAATCGAGGAGGAGGAAATGGCAAAAACAATCGGGAGTATCATCATGATGATCTTTTTCTGTTCAGCCTTTGCATTCGGAAGCGCGGATGTCATCAAAACTTCCGCCGGACCATTGGAAATCAACTGCCTGGGGCATGCCTCACTCATGTTTTCATTCAACAACAGGATCATCCATATCGACCCCTCTTCCCGCATGGCGGACTACGCCGGCCTGCCCGTCGCCGACCTGATCCTGGTCACCCATCAACACGGCGATCACCTGGACGCCGCGGCGATCAAACAGATCCGCAAGCCGGAAACGCGCATCCTTTGTTCAGCCGGCTGCCTGAGCGACCTTCCGGGAGCGGAAGCCATCGGCAACGGCGAGACCCGGGACATATACGGGATCCACATCATGGCGGTGCCTGCCTACAATATCGTGCATAAAAGAAAAGACGGCACTCCCTATCATCCCAAAGGCGAGGGCAACGGCTACATACTGGCATTCGGCGATACCCGGGTGTACATTGCCGGGGACACGGAGAACACACTGGAAATGAAGGCTCTGGAACAAATCAGCATCGCGTTCCTGCCCATCAACCTGCCCTACACCATGGATGCGGATATGGTGGTGGATGCGATAAAGACCATGAAGCCGGACGTCCTCTACCCCTATCACTTCGCGTTCGGCGCCACTGACCTGGATGACCTGACAACCGCCATGAAAGCATTCCCCGGAACCGAACTGCGAATCCGGAACAAGCCTTGATCCGTTGCTGAAATCCTTGCCTTTACCCGCCACCGAGAGTAGAATAATATCTTGATTCCAAACCAGCGAGGCGACGCAT includes:
- a CDS encoding aminotransferase class I/II-fold pyridoxal phosphate-dependent enzyme, with product MKETHTALVDPAIVDRRIESMGISDLGLASIREIKKLVDDIEKESGVAFVRMEMGIPGLPAVPIGVEAQANALKNGVASLYPDIQGVPELKKEISRFVRNFLDIEVSPEHCLPTVGSMMGSLAAMLTVNRMHAEREGTLFIDPGFPVHKQQCRLLGHDFKSFDVYDYRGPRLREKLESMLASGKVSSILYSNPNNPAWIC
- a CDS encoding MBL fold metallo-hydrolase is translated as MAKTIGSIIMMIFFCSAFAFGSADVIKTSAGPLEINCLGHASLMFSFNNRIIHIDPSSRMADYAGLPVADLILVTHQHGDHLDAAAIKQIRKPETRILCSAGCLSDLPGAEAIGNGETRDIYGIHIMAVPAYNIVHKRKDGTPYHPKGEGNGYILAFGDTRVYIAGDTENTLEMKALEQISIAFLPINLPYTMDADMVVDAIKTMKPDVLYPYHFAFGATDLDDLTTAMKAFPGTELRIRNKP